From a region of the Vibrio orientalis CIP 102891 = ATCC 33934 genome:
- a CDS encoding tetratricopeptide repeat protein has translation MPVVLALLIGYFTCLQPVYAEQTKYSDSDLLDRPLMERYILDELKSLRQEQQDLERKLTIQITDRELSVADKSLNYANVTVTYFFYIIAGVASMIAFVGWQSLREFKANTKEMADKRLEAIADEYQEKFGALERDLKRKTRIISENNKEIEKINEIHNLWLRAQSMPTAEQRIDVYDEILTLRPGDLEALTYKADAAMEIKEYNWALSLCNRVLELDNTNGPALYQRACAYSRLGIEEQAIEDLTRAIDASPSIRDLIDTEPDLEGMHGNPRFDALLNDGEG, from the coding sequence ATGCCTGTAGTTCTTGCCTTATTGATCGGCTATTTCACTTGCCTACAACCTGTCTATGCAGAACAGACCAAATACTCAGACTCTGACTTACTCGATCGCCCGCTAATGGAGCGATACATCCTTGATGAGTTAAAATCGTTACGTCAGGAACAACAAGATTTAGAACGTAAATTGACGATCCAAATCACTGACCGCGAATTGAGTGTTGCGGACAAGTCATTGAACTACGCCAATGTGACCGTGACTTACTTCTTCTACATAATTGCTGGTGTCGCTTCAATGATCGCTTTTGTAGGCTGGCAGTCTCTGCGTGAGTTTAAAGCTAATACCAAAGAGATGGCGGACAAGCGCCTTGAAGCGATTGCAGATGAATATCAGGAAAAATTCGGCGCCTTGGAGCGAGACTTAAAACGTAAAACACGCATCATCAGTGAAAACAACAAAGAAATTGAGAAGATTAACGAGATCCATAACCTATGGCTTCGTGCGCAAAGTATGCCAACTGCTGAGCAGCGTATCGATGTGTACGATGAAATCTTAACCTTGCGTCCGGGTGACCTTGAAGCCTTAACATACAAAGCCGATGCAGCGATGGAAATCAAAGAGTACAACTGGGCTTTAAGCTTATGTAATCGCGTGTTAGAACTTGATAACACCAATGGTCCAGCACTCTACCAACGTGCTTGCGCCTACTCTCGCCTTGGCATTGAAGAACAAGCGATTGAAGACCTTACTCGTGCGATTGATGCTAGCCCATCAATCAGAGACTTGATTGATACCGAACCTGACTTAGAAGGTATGCACGGCAATCCACGCTTTGATGCTTTGCTCAATGATGGGGAAGGGTAA
- a CDS encoding linear amide C-N hydrolase: protein MKLKAITLALLAGTLTAGVAHACTSVAWNTDLGTFTSRTMDWMESTSPVLATINQGENRSLQGNGLGNTYTVKYDMVAVLAYGELVADGVNSEGMQVNALFYPDMIMEEAQSGSEVTQFTIAEYLLANYANVDEVVKALPKLDYASVHMDGMPVEIKLHWSITDKSGDRLVIEMDKEGLNTYRGEEAMVMTNDPSMKEHIEMRKKVQPTWENASRDTDYGSIGNGNSHSRFIHASYFMSKLTEPTSTTNGMMKLSTVPYRVPADAPYKDFGNGMSGYATEWTMTQSLDTGDSVFEYNFEENWNTVKFNVYEMMGKDFRLPLTKSFMAKF from the coding sequence ATGAAATTGAAAGCAATCACCCTAGCTCTACTTGCTGGCACTCTTACCGCAGGCGTAGCACACGCCTGTACCTCAGTCGCATGGAATACCGACTTGGGCACTTTCACTTCTAGAACGATGGATTGGATGGAGTCGACCTCGCCAGTACTGGCCACAATCAACCAAGGCGAAAATCGATCACTACAAGGCAATGGTCTAGGGAATACCTACACAGTGAAATACGACATGGTTGCTGTACTCGCTTATGGTGAGTTAGTTGCCGATGGTGTTAACAGCGAAGGCATGCAGGTCAATGCATTGTTCTACCCGGATATGATCATGGAAGAAGCGCAAAGCGGCTCAGAAGTAACGCAATTTACTATTGCTGAATACCTTCTAGCCAACTACGCAAACGTCGATGAAGTCGTTAAAGCCTTACCAAAACTGGATTACGCATCTGTTCACATGGATGGCATGCCAGTGGAAATCAAACTGCACTGGTCTATAACCGATAAAAGTGGTGATCGCCTTGTCATTGAGATGGATAAAGAAGGCTTAAATACCTATCGCGGCGAAGAGGCGATGGTGATGACCAACGACCCATCAATGAAAGAGCACATAGAAATGCGTAAGAAGGTTCAACCGACTTGGGAGAATGCGAGTCGCGATACAGACTACGGTTCAATTGGTAACGGAAACTCACACAGTCGCTTCATTCACGCAAGCTACTTTATGAGTAAGCTAACGGAGCCAACCAGCACAACTAACGGTATGATGAAGCTTTCCACTGTACCTTACCGAGTACCAGCGGATGCTCCGTACAAAGACTTTGGCAATGGCATGTCTGGTTACGCAACGGAATGGACCATGACACAAAGCTTAGATACCGGTGACAGCGTGTTCGAATACAACTTTGAAGAAAACTGGAACACCGTGAAGTTCAATGTCTACGAAATGATGGGTAAGGATTTCCGCCTACCGCTGACTAAATCATTTATGGCCAAGTTCTGA
- a CDS encoding LysR family transcriptional regulator, producing the protein MNISYEQINSFVAVAECGSFSAAAKQLNKHRTTLGQVISNLEIEINITLFDRSTRYPQLTEEGLALYQHAKNLAETTKSFERLCQSTEQGNESQITVCHSELVPGKLIQDVMIGIRKKFPLVKVNWLHKNNHETKNLFEQDAADLAVMLVPTGNATTAFNYTYLLNLPFVTCATSEFIKQHQIVDLTSLKRARQLLMADFHHTGIAQTLTISNLAQQIESVNVLKNLLVAGDGWAIVPTHCVEDLLANQQLQTIEIDELHAVLQFPINLWQHNRLAGPVTREMIRLFKEHSHAHTTQSED; encoded by the coding sequence ATGAACATCAGTTATGAGCAGATAAATTCTTTCGTCGCTGTTGCCGAATGTGGCTCTTTTAGTGCGGCAGCAAAACAACTGAATAAACACCGCACTACGCTTGGGCAGGTCATTTCTAATCTTGAAATCGAAATCAACATTACCTTATTTGATCGTTCCACTCGCTACCCACAATTAACCGAAGAAGGTTTAGCCCTGTATCAACATGCAAAGAACCTCGCTGAAACGACGAAGTCTTTTGAGCGTCTTTGCCAGAGCACCGAACAAGGTAACGAGAGCCAAATCACGGTCTGCCATAGCGAGTTGGTACCAGGAAAGCTGATTCAGGATGTGATGATTGGGATTCGTAAAAAATTCCCGTTAGTTAAAGTGAACTGGCTTCACAAAAACAATCACGAAACCAAAAACCTATTTGAACAAGACGCCGCAGACCTTGCCGTCATGCTAGTTCCAACGGGGAATGCCACCACTGCGTTCAACTATACTTATCTACTTAACCTTCCCTTTGTTACCTGTGCCACCAGCGAATTTATCAAGCAACATCAGATCGTTGACCTCACTTCACTTAAACGTGCGAGGCAGCTTCTAATGGCAGATTTTCATCATACCGGCATCGCCCAAACGCTAACGATCTCCAATCTCGCCCAACAAATTGAAAGTGTGAATGTGCTCAAAAATCTCTTAGTCGCAGGCGATGGCTGGGCGATCGTCCCAACCCATTGCGTAGAGGATCTTTTGGCAAACCAACAATTACAAACCATTGAGATAGATGAACTCCATGCCGTGCTTCAGTTTCCTATCAACCTTTGGCAACACAACCGGTTAGCTGGACCCGTTACCCGAGAAATGATTCGACTGTTTAAAGAGCATAGTCACGCCCACACCACCCAAAGCGAGGACTAA
- a CDS encoding AarF/UbiB family protein, with amino-acid sequence MNQRQLQQQEFEQSEQNLIVGIELQCPLSPEQLAMTTADSEYVIETFESGLTAQVFHIRIDGRDYTLKKKRPQAKVQNLDGQYSFLNEVQRRFDFQTQKNNPNSATAFQHIVETIYADYRLGIIVSEWIEGTPIEDLTDDLLTQLFSTLLACECMGLFEWDLCAGNLLVDGEGQLKLFDFGYMYRFDPLTEFNSNGLNDPLFDTCERFETRFLSGWLLEAGYSQRESLQIFKTVKQRALKMLERKREWLTANQAKSEVISRVQASIEKVQAALGSDAKLEHLFTLEMFRSHVLDIEDDLEGKSCTSTTIKRVQFVLAMLERHYDLLREGGALFYQNQGKSQTELVDSYQEKCQLVERYQL; translated from the coding sequence ATGAATCAACGTCAATTACAGCAGCAAGAGTTTGAGCAAAGTGAACAAAACTTAATTGTCGGCATCGAGTTACAATGCCCTTTGTCGCCAGAACAATTAGCGATGACAACAGCGGACTCTGAATATGTGATTGAAACCTTCGAAAGCGGCTTAACCGCCCAGGTATTTCATATTCGTATCGATGGACGAGATTACACATTAAAGAAAAAGCGGCCACAGGCCAAAGTACAAAACCTTGATGGTCAGTACTCGTTTCTCAATGAGGTTCAGCGCCGCTTCGACTTTCAAACGCAAAAAAACAACCCAAACTCAGCGACCGCTTTTCAGCACATTGTTGAAACCATTTATGCTGATTATCGTCTAGGAATCATTGTTTCTGAGTGGATTGAAGGTACGCCAATTGAAGATCTTACAGATGACTTACTGACGCAGCTCTTCTCTACATTACTTGCTTGTGAGTGTATGGGATTATTTGAATGGGATCTGTGTGCCGGCAATCTGCTCGTCGATGGCGAAGGCCAACTCAAGCTGTTCGACTTTGGTTATATGTATCGATTTGATCCGCTAACCGAGTTCAACAGCAATGGCTTAAATGATCCCCTGTTTGATACCTGCGAGCGATTTGAAACTCGTTTTCTTTCTGGCTGGTTATTGGAGGCGGGTTACTCGCAGAGGGAGTCTTTGCAGATCTTCAAGACCGTTAAACAGCGTGCCCTCAAAATGCTGGAACGCAAACGTGAATGGCTAACCGCGAATCAAGCTAAATCAGAAGTGATCTCGCGAGTACAAGCATCAATAGAAAAGGTGCAAGCCGCACTAGGCTCAGATGCCAAGTTAGAACATTTATTTACCCTTGAGATGTTCCGCTCTCACGTATTGGATATTGAAGATGACCTTGAGGGTAAGAGCTGTACGTCGACGACCATCAAACGTGTGCAGTTCGTTTTGGCAATGTTAGAGCGACACTATGATTTGCTGCGAGAAGGAGGCGCGTTGTTCTATCAAAATCAAGGCAAGAGCCAAACGGAGTTAGTTGATAGCTACCAAGAGAAATGTCAGTTGGTTGAGCGATACCAGTTGTAA
- a CDS encoding rhodanese-like domain-containing protein — MKKWLAIFLTSATLVASPVFATERADIGWEWIEQGALIVDVRTPQEFADGHLDNAKNYPLSELDKHFANIDKNAQIVLYCRSGNRSGKAFQYLTAQGFTNLHNAGGLVEMQQAK, encoded by the coding sequence ATGAAAAAATGGCTGGCAATATTTCTCACTTCAGCAACGCTTGTTGCTTCGCCCGTTTTCGCAACAGAGCGAGCAGATATAGGTTGGGAGTGGATTGAGCAAGGCGCACTGATTGTCGATGTGCGAACGCCACAAGAATTCGCCGATGGCCATTTAGATAACGCGAAAAACTACCCTCTTTCTGAGTTAGATAAGCATTTTGCCAACATAGATAAAAACGCACAGATCGTTCTCTACTGCCGCAGCGGTAATCGCTCTGGCAAAGCTTTTCAGTATTTAACCGCTCAGGGATTTACTAATCTGCATAACGCAGGTGGATTAGTAGAAATGCAACAAGCAAAATAA
- a CDS encoding LysR family transcriptional regulator, whose protein sequence is MSIKLQQLMHFVMVVEEGGFRAASHRANRSQAALSTSIKELEKILGQPLFETGNKAKLTPFGEICLPKIIQFLNIYHALDNDLRAAAAGQQGRVRIASVPSVAAKLIPSVLGAFSEQYPDVEVSLIDDNAAGVEERLLSGEVDLALGNPSHLDEGGINFTSLLSDPIGVVCLKDNPIAEHPEGIEWQTLLEQPFIRNGTCTLLDPTPARALSEQALYSVENITSLFSVLELGIGVTTLPKLAFPTNETRLVWIPLIDPPLERQIGIFTLSDRTISPQAQAFHDLCIEYLNYDKAM, encoded by the coding sequence ATGAGTATCAAGCTTCAACAATTAATGCATTTTGTGATGGTGGTAGAAGAAGGCGGTTTTCGAGCAGCTTCACACAGAGCGAATCGCTCTCAAGCTGCATTATCGACATCAATCAAAGAGCTGGAAAAAATACTCGGACAACCGCTGTTTGAGACAGGTAACAAAGCAAAGCTGACCCCATTTGGTGAGATATGCCTGCCGAAGATCATCCAGTTCCTCAATATCTATCATGCACTCGACAACGATTTAAGAGCTGCCGCTGCCGGGCAACAGGGACGTGTAAGAATCGCGAGTGTACCCTCGGTGGCTGCCAAGCTTATCCCTAGTGTACTTGGTGCATTTAGCGAACAATACCCAGATGTAGAAGTGAGTCTGATTGATGATAATGCCGCTGGCGTTGAGGAACGACTACTATCTGGTGAAGTCGACTTGGCGTTGGGTAACCCATCGCATCTTGATGAGGGCGGAATAAATTTCACCTCGCTTCTCTCAGATCCTATTGGCGTGGTTTGCCTCAAAGACAACCCAATTGCCGAGCATCCAGAAGGAATAGAGTGGCAAACATTGCTTGAACAGCCTTTTATTCGCAATGGCACTTGTACACTGCTAGACCCCACTCCCGCCCGAGCACTCAGTGAACAAGCTCTATATTCGGTAGAAAATATTACGTCACTCTTCTCTGTGTTGGAGCTGGGGATCGGCGTAACAACTCTACCTAAACTTGCCTTTCCTACCAATGAAACCCGCTTGGTTTGGATACCATTGATCGATCCACCATTAGAAAGGCAGATAGGTATTTTCACCTTGAGCGATCGAACCATCTCACCGCAGGCTCAAGCCTTTCATGATTTATGTATCGAGTATCTAAACTACGACAAGGCAATGTGA
- a CDS encoding RidA family protein — translation MNTQTKKHPVKTALFASKAPLEWAVVGNGTLYTAQIPIDETGAVVEGGIEAQTRQTFNNLVHTLECAGESLDSVLQVLIYVTDREYLKTVNEVYAEYFEAPYPNRAAMVVAGLAREEMLVEFVVYASASQPE, via the coding sequence GTGAATACTCAAACGAAAAAACACCCAGTAAAAACCGCTTTATTTGCTTCCAAAGCACCTCTGGAATGGGCCGTTGTTGGCAATGGCACTTTGTACACCGCGCAAATCCCAATCGATGAGACGGGTGCCGTGGTAGAAGGCGGTATTGAAGCGCAGACACGACAAACCTTTAACAACCTAGTACACACCTTAGAGTGCGCGGGTGAGTCTCTTGATTCAGTACTGCAAGTGCTGATTTATGTCACCGATCGTGAATATCTGAAAACAGTAAACGAAGTGTATGCCGAGTATTTTGAAGCGCCATATCCAAACCGCGCAGCTATGGTTGTCGCGGGTCTAGCGCGTGAGGAGATGTTGGTCGAGTTTGTGGTTTACGCCTCAGCAAGCCAACCAGAGTAA